Proteins found in one Erwinia sp. SLM-02 genomic segment:
- a CDS encoding sugar ABC transporter permease — MAKSVSIKREKWVRLSLTWLVVLIVSTIIIYPLVWTVGASLNAGNSLLSSSIIPENASLQHYRNLFNGTVPYLSWYWNSMKISFFTMVLTLISVSCTAYAFSRFRFKGRQNGLMLFLLLQMIPQFSALIAIFVLSQLLGLINSHLALVLIYVGGMIPMNTYLMKGYLDAIPKDLDESARMDGAGNFRIFIEIIMPLSKPILAVVALFSFTGPLGDFILSSTILRSPDQFTLPIGLYNLVSQKMGASYTTYAAGAVLIAVPVAILYLALQKYFVSGLTSGSTKG; from the coding sequence ATGGCGAAATCAGTAAGTATTAAACGCGAAAAATGGGTGCGCCTGTCGCTGACCTGGCTGGTGGTGCTGATCGTCTCCACTATTATTATCTATCCGCTGGTGTGGACGGTGGGCGCGTCGCTGAACGCGGGCAACAGCCTGCTCAGCAGCTCGATCATTCCGGAAAACGCCTCCCTGCAGCACTACCGCAATCTGTTTAACGGCACGGTGCCGTACCTGAGCTGGTACTGGAACTCGATGAAAATCAGTTTCTTTACCATGGTGCTGACCCTGATCAGCGTCAGCTGTACCGCCTATGCCTTTTCACGATTCCGCTTTAAGGGCCGCCAGAACGGGCTGATGCTGTTCCTGCTGCTGCAGATGATCCCGCAGTTCTCGGCGCTGATTGCCATCTTCGTGCTGTCGCAGCTGCTGGGCTTAATCAACAGCCACCTGGCGCTGGTGCTGATTTACGTTGGCGGCATGATCCCGATGAACACCTATCTGATGAAGGGCTACCTCGACGCCATTCCGAAAGACCTGGACGAGTCGGCGCGCATGGACGGCGCGGGGAACTTCCGCATCTTTATTGAGATCATTATGCCGCTGTCGAAGCCAATTCTGGCGGTGGTGGCGCTGTTCTCCTTCACCGGCCCGCTGGGGGATTTCATCCTCTCCAGCACCATTCTGCGCAGCCCGGATCAGTTCACGCTGCCCATCGGCCTGTACAACCTCGTGTCGCAGAAAATGGGGGCCAGCTATACCACCTATGCCGCAGGAGCGGTGCTGATCGCCGTGCCGGTCGCCATCCTCTATCTGGCGCTGCAAAAATACTTCGTTTCCGGCCTGACATCAGGCAGTACAAAGGGATAA
- a CDS encoding glycoside hydrolase family 53 protein yields the protein MKRKSLFIALALAWATPLLAATPSVITPIGQVPADFVKGADISTLPELEKQGAKFYNANNQLQDPIAILKANGINTIRLRLWVDPYDPDGKAYGGGTNDLNTTLALAKRAKAAGMQLLLDFHYSDFWTDPGKQFKPKAWEKLTFPQLETRIHDYTRDTIARFKAEGVLPEIVQIGNELNGGMLWPEGKSWGQNGGEFDRLAGLLKSAIAGLRENLSDPSQVKIMLHLAEGTKNDMFRWWFDEITRRQVPFDVIGLSMYTYWNGPISALKANMDDISQRYQKDVMVVEAAYGYTLENCDSAENSFQAKEEKDGGYPATVAGQAAYLHDLMSAVLAVPNHRGKGVVYWEPAWIPASGNTWATPEGMKYIHDEWKQGNARENQALFDCRGKVLPSIQAFH from the coding sequence ATGAAGCGTAAATCACTGTTCATCGCCCTGGCACTGGCCTGGGCGACCCCTCTGCTCGCCGCCACGCCGTCGGTTATCACCCCGATCGGCCAGGTGCCTGCGGATTTTGTTAAGGGCGCGGATATCTCCACGCTGCCGGAGCTGGAAAAGCAGGGCGCGAAGTTCTATAACGCCAACAATCAGTTACAGGACCCGATCGCCATCCTCAAGGCCAACGGCATCAACACCATTCGCCTGCGCCTGTGGGTTGACCCGTATGACCCTGACGGCAAAGCCTACGGCGGCGGCACCAACGATCTGAACACCACGCTGGCGCTGGCCAAACGTGCCAAAGCGGCGGGGATGCAGCTGCTGCTCGACTTCCACTACAGCGACTTCTGGACCGATCCGGGCAAGCAGTTCAAGCCGAAAGCGTGGGAAAAGCTGACCTTCCCGCAGCTGGAAACGCGCATTCACGACTACACCCGCGACACCATCGCCCGCTTTAAGGCCGAGGGCGTGCTGCCGGAAATCGTGCAGATCGGCAACGAGCTGAACGGCGGCATGCTGTGGCCGGAAGGCAAAAGCTGGGGGCAGAACGGCGGCGAGTTTGATCGCCTGGCGGGCCTGCTGAAATCGGCCATCGCCGGCCTGCGTGAGAACCTCAGCGATCCGTCGCAGGTGAAGATCATGCTGCACCTGGCGGAAGGCACCAAAAACGACATGTTCCGCTGGTGGTTCGATGAAATCACCCGCCGTCAGGTGCCGTTCGATGTGATCGGCCTGTCGATGTACACCTACTGGAACGGACCGATCTCCGCGCTGAAGGCCAATATGGATGACATCAGCCAGCGCTATCAGAAAGACGTGATGGTGGTGGAAGCCGCCTATGGCTACACGCTGGAAAACTGCGACAGCGCCGAGAACAGCTTCCAGGCGAAAGAAGAGAAAGACGGCGGCTACCCGGCAACCGTCGCCGGCCAGGCGGCCTACCTGCACGATCTGATGTCGGCGGTGCTGGCGGTGCCGAATCATCGTGGCAAGGGCGTGGTGTACTGGGAGCCGGCCTGGATCCCGGCCAGCGGCAATACCTGGGCCACGCCGGAAGGCATGAAGTACATCCACGACGAGTGGAAGCAGGGCAACGCCCGTGAAAACCAGGCGCTGTTTGACTGCCGCGGCAAAGTGCTGCCGTCCATCCAGGCTTTTCATTAA
- a CDS encoding beta-galactosidase has protein sequence MTKFPPLAAGVTRLLHGADYNPEQWSHTPGIIDEDVAMMKEAHCNVMSVGIFSWAKLEPEEGRYDFSWLDNVLDKLYAQNIRVFLATPSGARPAWMSQKYPEVLRVGRDRVKALHGGRHNHCMTSPVYRQKVQAINGQLAERYSHHPAVIGWHISNEYGGECHCDSCQQAFRDWLQRRYQTLEQLNHAWWSDFWSHTYTDWSQIASPSPQGEMSIHGLNLDWRRFMTDQVTDFCTQEIKPLKAVNPELPATTNFMEYFYDYDYWKLSQALDFISWDSYPTWHNEKDDTTLACYTAMFHDLMRTLKQGKPFVLMESTPGATNWQPTSKLKKPGMHILSSLQAVAHGADAVQYFQWRKSRGSVEKFHGAVIDHVGHLDTRIGREVSELGRMLDAMTPVLGSRVEARVAIIFDWESRWAMDNAQGPRNIGLHYERTVVEHYRSFWEQGVAVDVINADADLTPYTLVIAPMLYMVRDGFAERVERHLHNGGQFVASYWTGVVNETDLCHLGGFPGPLRPLLGIWAEEIDSLTDEESNGIQGIKGNALGLSGPYQARELCELIHLEGATALARYQSDFYAGQPAVTVNEVGAGKAWYIASRNDLTFHRDFYGALIKQLALPRALDVTFPPGVTAHRRTDGEQSFIFLQNFTAVEHTITLPAGISDLTDGTPLSGPLVLPPWGCRVLRAPL, from the coding sequence ATGACTAAATTCCCACCGCTGGCGGCCGGGGTGACCCGCCTGCTGCACGGCGCGGACTACAACCCCGAGCAGTGGTCGCACACGCCGGGCATTATCGATGAAGATGTGGCGATGATGAAGGAGGCCCACTGCAACGTGATGTCGGTCGGCATCTTCAGCTGGGCCAAGCTGGAGCCGGAAGAGGGGCGCTACGATTTCAGCTGGCTGGATAACGTGCTGGACAAGCTGTATGCACAGAACATCCGCGTGTTCCTCGCCACGCCGAGCGGCGCGCGCCCGGCCTGGATGTCGCAGAAATACCCTGAGGTGCTGCGCGTGGGCCGCGATCGCGTGAAGGCGCTGCACGGCGGGCGACACAACCACTGTATGACCTCGCCGGTGTACCGCCAGAAGGTGCAGGCGATTAACGGTCAGCTGGCGGAGCGCTATAGCCATCACCCGGCGGTAATCGGCTGGCATATTTCCAACGAGTACGGCGGCGAGTGCCACTGCGACAGCTGCCAGCAGGCGTTTCGCGACTGGCTGCAGCGCCGCTATCAGACGCTGGAACAGCTGAACCACGCCTGGTGGAGTGACTTCTGGAGCCACACCTATACCGACTGGTCGCAGATTGCCTCGCCTTCACCGCAGGGCGAGATGTCCATCCACGGACTGAACCTCGACTGGCGGCGCTTTATGACCGACCAGGTGACCGATTTCTGCACCCAGGAGATCAAGCCTCTGAAGGCGGTTAACCCGGAGCTGCCGGCCACCACCAACTTTATGGAGTACTTCTACGACTACGACTACTGGAAGCTGTCGCAGGCGCTGGACTTTATCTCCTGGGACAGCTATCCGACGTGGCACAACGAGAAGGATGACACCACGCTGGCCTGCTACACCGCGATGTTCCATGACCTGATGCGCACCCTCAAGCAGGGCAAACCGTTCGTGCTGATGGAGTCCACGCCGGGGGCCACCAACTGGCAGCCGACCAGCAAGCTTAAAAAGCCGGGCATGCATATTCTTTCCTCGCTGCAGGCCGTGGCGCACGGCGCGGATGCGGTGCAGTATTTCCAGTGGCGTAAAAGCCGCGGCTCGGTGGAGAAATTCCACGGCGCGGTGATCGACCACGTGGGTCATCTGGATACGCGCATCGGCCGCGAGGTCAGCGAGCTGGGCCGGATGCTGGACGCCATGACCCCGGTGCTCGGCAGCCGCGTGGAAGCCCGCGTGGCAATTATCTTTGACTGGGAAAGCCGCTGGGCGATGGACAACGCACAAGGCCCGCGCAATATCGGCCTGCACTATGAGCGCACGGTGGTGGAGCACTACCGGAGCTTCTGGGAGCAGGGCGTGGCCGTTGACGTGATCAACGCCGATGCCGACCTGACGCCTTATACGCTGGTGATCGCCCCGATGCTGTATATGGTGCGCGACGGCTTTGCCGAACGCGTGGAGCGCCACCTGCACAACGGCGGGCAGTTCGTTGCCAGCTACTGGACGGGCGTGGTGAATGAAACCGATCTCTGCCATCTGGGTGGCTTCCCCGGCCCGCTGAGGCCGCTGCTGGGCATCTGGGCGGAGGAGATTGACAGCCTGACCGACGAGGAGTCGAACGGTATTCAGGGCATCAAAGGCAACGCGCTGGGGCTGAGCGGCCCGTACCAGGCGCGCGAGCTTTGCGAGCTGATCCATCTTGAGGGCGCCACCGCGCTGGCCCGCTATCAGAGCGATTTTTACGCCGGTCAGCCGGCGGTCACGGTTAATGAAGTCGGTGCCGGTAAGGCGTGGTACATCGCCTCGCGCAACGATCTGACCTTCCACCGCGACTTCTACGGCGCGCTGATTAAGCAGCTGGCGCTGCCGCGCGCCCTTGACGTGACATTCCCGCCGGGGGTGACTGCACATCGTCGTACCGACGGTGAGCAGTCGTTTATCTTCCTGCAGAACTTCACCGCGGTTGAACACACGATTACGCTGCCGGCGGGCATCAGCGACCTGACGGACGGCACGCCGCTGTCGGGGCCGCTGGTCCTGCCGCCGTGGGGCTGCCGCGTGCTGCGCGCGCCGCTGTAA
- a CDS encoding glucose PTS transporter subunit EIIB yields MVSLKSFKHYFSREAGPAEEAPVDSALLDQLLRCFGGRDNIVQVDACLTRLRVTVNSLAAVDSAGLQQAGAIGVVILGHEVHAIFGTRSDRLRQLLDARFFGDA; encoded by the coding sequence ATGGTGAGTCTGAAATCGTTTAAACACTACTTCAGCCGGGAAGCCGGACCGGCAGAGGAGGCCCCCGTTGACAGTGCGCTGCTGGACCAGCTGCTGCGCTGCTTTGGTGGCCGCGACAATATCGTGCAGGTTGATGCCTGCCTGACCCGCCTGCGGGTGACGGTCAACTCGCTGGCGGCGGTGGATTCTGCCGGGCTGCAGCAGGCGGGGGCGATCGGGGTGGTGATCCTCGGCCACGAGGTGCATGCCATCTTCGGCACGCGGTCGGACCGGCTGCGGCAGCTGCTGGATGCGCGTTTCTTCGGCGATGCCTGA
- a CDS encoding maltoporin yields the protein MNTRLHATAVALAAALTSPALYAAIDNIDFHGYLRGGVGVSQDGGIQEWQKNKLGRLGNEGDTYGEVELGSEVYKKDDVSFYVDSMVSMFSDGSNDNETTLGDDAQFGLRQLNLQIKGLVPGDKNAVIWGGKRYYQRHDLHIIDTKYWNISGSGAGIENYTVGPGAVSFAWIRGDANDVDYREDGDNDVNINYLDLRYAGWKPWSGAWTEFGIDYAMPNATKKQKEYGGLYEADNGVMLTGEISQDMWGGYQKLVFQYANKGLAQNVISQGGGWYDMWNDTRDATGYRIINTGLLPITDRLSLNQVITWGSAQDLTAYSDKSTLLSVVGRAQYQFTDYVRGIGEAGSFWQKDQYKDGSDYKQAGQKYTLALGLAAGPEFMSRPELRVFASYLNDSEQGNSFDDGTASDTWNFGVQVEAWW from the coding sequence ATGAATACCAGACTACACGCAACCGCTGTGGCACTTGCTGCGGCACTGACTTCCCCGGCGTTATACGCCGCCATCGATAACATTGATTTCCACGGCTATCTGCGCGGCGGCGTGGGCGTATCGCAGGATGGCGGCATACAGGAGTGGCAGAAGAATAAACTCGGTCGTCTTGGCAACGAAGGCGATACCTACGGCGAGGTGGAGCTGGGCAGCGAAGTCTACAAAAAGGACGACGTCAGCTTCTACGTCGACAGCATGGTCAGCATGTTCTCCGACGGGTCTAACGATAACGAAACCACCCTCGGCGACGATGCGCAGTTTGGTCTGCGCCAGCTTAACCTGCAGATTAAAGGCCTGGTTCCGGGCGACAAAAATGCGGTGATCTGGGGCGGTAAGCGCTACTACCAGCGCCACGATCTGCACATTATCGACACCAAATACTGGAACATTTCCGGTTCCGGCGCCGGTATTGAAAACTACACCGTTGGCCCGGGTGCCGTGTCATTCGCCTGGATCCGCGGTGACGCGAACGACGTTGACTACCGTGAAGACGGTGATAATGACGTCAACATCAACTACCTCGACCTGCGTTACGCCGGATGGAAGCCGTGGAGCGGTGCCTGGACGGAGTTTGGTATCGACTACGCCATGCCAAACGCCACTAAAAAGCAGAAAGAGTACGGCGGGCTGTACGAGGCCGATAACGGCGTGATGCTGACCGGCGAAATCAGCCAGGATATGTGGGGCGGCTATCAGAAGCTGGTGTTCCAGTATGCGAATAAAGGGCTGGCGCAGAACGTTATCTCGCAGGGCGGCGGCTGGTACGATATGTGGAACGACACCCGCGACGCCACCGGCTATCGCATCATTAACACCGGCCTGCTGCCGATCACCGACCGCCTGTCGCTGAATCAGGTGATTACCTGGGGCTCCGCCCAGGATCTGACGGCCTACAGCGATAAGAGTACCCTGCTGTCCGTCGTGGGCCGTGCGCAGTACCAGTTCACCGACTACGTGCGCGGCATCGGCGAAGCGGGTAGCTTCTGGCAGAAAGATCAGTACAAAGACGGCAGCGACTACAAACAGGCCGGGCAGAAATATACCCTCGCGCTGGGTCTGGCGGCCGGTCCTGAGTTTATGTCACGCCCTGAACTGCGCGTGTTTGCCTCCTACCTGAATGACTCCGAGCAGGGCAACAGCTTCGACGATGGTACCGCCAGCGATACCTGGAACTTCGGCGTTCAGGTCGAGGCCTGGTGGTAA
- a CDS encoding LacI family DNA-binding transcriptional regulator: MKSKNSTLEDVARHAGVSYQTVSRVLNKSANVSEATRSKVEKAIEVLRYVPNRLAQQLVGKQSTTLGLVTTSLALHAPSQVAAAVKRYANAADYQVLIAMIDENVNQSLQDCINELKSQRVDKVIINVPLETADAERIVQENDDILCLFLDVDPFSSVFNVSFNPADGTRASVKYLYEQGHREFALLAGPQHSVSARLRLKSWLETLEGYGLQPISVIHGNWDAQSGFSGILQMLHETPRFSALLVGNDQMALGVLSALHQRGMAVPGQVSVVGYDDTYESAFFHPALTTVSLDLDLQGKEAVNRILQASEDDHSRSSSILPARLVVRNSTAALGSGTQDLAQIAEQLRQIASRLQ, translated from the coding sequence ATGAAATCGAAGAATTCCACTTTAGAGGATGTTGCCCGTCACGCCGGAGTGTCTTATCAGACCGTTTCCCGGGTGCTTAATAAGTCTGCCAACGTCTCCGAAGCGACGCGCAGCAAGGTTGAGAAGGCGATAGAGGTGCTGCGCTATGTGCCGAATCGCCTGGCGCAGCAGCTGGTCGGCAAGCAGAGCACCACCCTTGGGCTGGTGACCACCTCGCTGGCGCTGCACGCGCCTTCACAGGTGGCCGCTGCGGTAAAACGCTACGCCAACGCGGCGGATTACCAGGTGCTGATCGCGATGATTGATGAGAACGTCAACCAAAGCCTGCAGGATTGTATCAACGAGCTGAAGTCACAGCGCGTCGATAAGGTGATTATTAACGTACCGCTGGAGACGGCAGACGCAGAGCGCATCGTGCAGGAGAACGACGACATCCTGTGCCTGTTCCTGGACGTCGATCCGTTCTCGTCGGTGTTTAACGTTTCGTTTAACCCGGCGGACGGCACCCGCGCCAGCGTCAAATATCTCTACGAACAAGGGCACCGTGAGTTCGCGCTGCTGGCGGGGCCGCAGCATTCGGTTTCCGCCCGCCTGCGGCTGAAAAGCTGGCTGGAGACGCTGGAAGGGTATGGCCTGCAGCCGATCAGCGTGATCCACGGCAACTGGGACGCGCAGAGCGGTTTTAGCGGCATCCTGCAGATGCTGCATGAAACACCGCGCTTCAGCGCGCTGCTGGTCGGCAACGATCAGATGGCGCTGGGCGTGCTGAGCGCGCTGCACCAGCGCGGCATGGCGGTTCCGGGGCAGGTTTCGGTGGTGGGCTACGATGACACCTATGAAAGCGCGTTTTTCCATCCTGCGCTGACCACGGTTTCTCTCGACCTCGATTTACAGGGAAAAGAGGCGGTGAACCGTATTCTGCAGGCCAGTGAAGACGACCACAGCCGATCGTCCTCGATCCTGCCCGCACGCCTGGTAGTGCGCAATTCCACCGCCGCGCTGGGGTCGGGAACGCAGGATTTAGCACAAATCGCCGAGCAGCTGCGCCAGATTGCGAGCCGGTTGCAGTAG
- a CDS encoding helix-turn-helix domain-containing protein, with protein sequence MPRSVQRVYSRYTLEAIKLFAEMIRFERKNQKMTESELAERAGISRSMLQRIEKADPKCELGVVFEVAALLGIPLFDATADVNRLIAYRRQTEDKLSLMPQRIRKPAKETFDDF encoded by the coding sequence ATGCCGCGTTCGGTACAGAGGGTTTACTCACGCTACACGCTGGAAGCGATCAAATTGTTCGCTGAAATGATCCGTTTTGAACGTAAAAATCAAAAAATGACGGAGTCAGAACTCGCAGAGCGAGCAGGTATATCGCGGAGTATGCTGCAGCGAATTGAAAAAGCCGATCCGAAGTGCGAGCTCGGGGTTGTTTTCGAAGTTGCGGCACTGCTCGGGATTCCTCTCTTCGATGCGACAGCCGACGTCAACCGGCTGATAGCCTATCGCAGGCAAACTGAGGATAAGCTTAGCCTGATGCCACAAAGGATTCGTAAACCAGCGAAGGAGACGTTTGATGACTTCTGA
- the araC gene encoding arabinose operon transcriptional regulator AraC, whose amino-acid sequence MEELNEAGMLSFSPLMRSFTFNAFMVSGFTPISPGSKLDFFIHRPNGMKGYMINLTLKGEGIIHHAEGEFHCQQDEMLLFPPGVIHHYGRAKESIAWDHLWIYFIPRPYWIDWLRWDNKQGDIGRMLLADKSHSQQMVQLFKEVISCNAVGALLQEAMAMNALERIILKAFQLQPASNRHNRDPRIQTVCDYINEHLCEDTRVEELARMTFLSASRLTHIFRKEMGNTIYGWREQQRISRACDLLRYKQLNVTQVARAVGYEDPLYFSRVFSQHNQLSPREYRKKFEQAALF is encoded by the coding sequence ATGGAAGAACTGAACGAAGCCGGTATGTTAAGCTTTTCTCCGCTCATGAGAAGCTTCACCTTTAACGCATTCATGGTTTCCGGATTCACCCCAATCAGCCCCGGCAGCAAACTCGATTTTTTTATCCACCGCCCCAACGGAATGAAAGGCTACATGATTAACCTGACGCTGAAAGGTGAAGGGATCATTCATCATGCAGAGGGCGAGTTTCACTGTCAGCAGGATGAGATGCTGTTGTTCCCGCCCGGCGTGATTCATCACTACGGCAGGGCCAAAGAGAGCATTGCCTGGGACCATCTCTGGATCTATTTTATCCCCCGCCCGTACTGGATTGACTGGCTGCGCTGGGACAATAAACAGGGCGACATCGGCCGCATGTTGCTTGCTGATAAATCGCACAGCCAGCAAATGGTTCAGCTCTTCAAAGAGGTGATATCGTGTAATGCAGTCGGGGCACTGCTCCAGGAAGCCATGGCCATGAATGCGCTCGAGCGCATCATTCTGAAGGCCTTCCAGCTTCAGCCGGCCAGCAATCGTCATAACCGGGACCCCCGTATTCAGACCGTCTGCGATTACATCAATGAGCACCTGTGTGAAGATACCCGAGTCGAAGAACTGGCGCGCATGACCTTCCTTTCCGCCTCACGCCTGACTCATATATTCAGGAAAGAGATGGGCAATACCATTTACGGCTGGCGTGAACAGCAGCGTATTTCACGTGCCTGTGATTTACTTCGGTATAAACAGCTGAATGTCACTCAGGTTGCCCGCGCCGTCGGCTATGAAGACCCGCTGTATTTTTCACGCGTGTTCAGTCAGCACAACCAGCTGAGCCCACGCGAGTACCGAAAGAAATTTGAGCAAGCCGCTTTATTTTGA
- a CDS encoding MFS transporter → MMNSDSSNQDLQRIGTRERLAFGVGDYGTNLTYTLMVTFLAYYYTDVVGISALLVGSLMFFARVLDGIICIYVGIRIDKTRSRLGKARPWVLWTAVPFGLSAFLMSTIPDVSYTLKVVYVCITYLLTNIMFTANNIAYGSLLALITRDNYQRGILSVFRKGFSTCGSLTVGVLTLPMVAFFGNSNTSWIIVFAIFGLFTALFLLLTALGTRERVEPVSSDNSQRINARQVTRSVMANRYWLIIFFYLMITFTSLTALSAVGVYYSKYVLSDVSLIAYISMAQYIPGLLTLMIIPMLLKKLGKRRLAMLGLVVCCIAYLLPLFDKQNALFVIMATAVRSVGFCGIGATMFALLADTIDYGEWRTGLRIEGILFSAGTLGQTLGMGLGTASVGWILGAAGFVSGGSAPQSETVIRTIEFLFIFFPLILAALNLVLLWFYKLDRFYHQVAQDLSAGRYQQADRTDASVTGDSLLNLK, encoded by the coding sequence ATGATGAACTCTGACTCATCGAATCAGGATTTGCAGCGTATTGGCACCCGGGAACGTCTGGCCTTTGGCGTGGGCGATTACGGCACCAACTTAACCTACACGTTAATGGTGACCTTTCTGGCGTATTATTACACCGATGTGGTGGGCATCTCTGCTCTGCTGGTGGGATCGCTGATGTTCTTTGCCCGCGTGCTGGATGGCATTATCTGTATCTACGTGGGTATACGCATCGATAAGACGCGCTCCCGCCTGGGCAAAGCCCGGCCCTGGGTCCTGTGGACCGCCGTCCCGTTTGGCCTGTCGGCCTTTCTGATGTCGACCATTCCGGACGTCAGTTACACACTGAAAGTGGTGTACGTCTGCATTACCTATCTGCTGACCAATATTATGTTTACCGCGAACAACATTGCCTACGGCTCGCTCCTGGCGTTGATCACGCGTGATAATTATCAGCGCGGCATATTGAGTGTCTTCCGGAAGGGGTTCTCAACCTGCGGATCGCTTACCGTTGGGGTGTTAACCCTGCCGATGGTGGCATTTTTTGGCAACAGCAATACGTCCTGGATTATCGTATTCGCTATCTTTGGCTTGTTCACCGCCCTGTTCCTGCTTCTGACCGCGCTGGGTACCCGCGAGCGTGTAGAACCGGTGAGCAGCGACAACAGTCAGAGAATTAATGCCCGGCAGGTTACGCGTTCAGTCATGGCAAATCGCTACTGGCTGATCATCTTCTTCTATCTGATGATTACCTTCACCAGCCTCACTGCGTTGTCGGCAGTCGGGGTGTATTACTCGAAATATGTTCTTTCGGATGTTTCACTGATTGCCTACATCAGTATGGCCCAGTACATACCGGGCTTGCTTACGCTGATGATCATCCCGATGCTGCTTAAAAAGCTGGGCAAGCGGCGCCTGGCCATGCTCGGGTTAGTCGTGTGCTGTATTGCTTACCTGCTGCCGCTGTTCGACAAGCAGAATGCGCTGTTTGTGATTATGGCCACGGCGGTACGCAGCGTGGGATTCTGCGGCATTGGTGCCACCATGTTTGCCCTGCTGGCAGACACCATCGACTACGGTGAATGGCGAACCGGGCTGCGTATTGAAGGCATACTCTTCAGTGCGGGCACGCTGGGGCAGACGCTGGGGATGGGGCTCGGTACGGCGAGCGTAGGCTGGATACTGGGTGCGGCCGGATTTGTCAGTGGTGGAAGCGCCCCTCAGTCTGAAACCGTCATCAGGACTATCGAATTTCTGTTTATCTTTTTCCCGCTCATCCTCGCGGCGCTAAACCTGGTACTGCTCTGGTTTTACAAGCTGGATCGGTTCTACCATCAGGTCGCGCAGGATTTGTCTGCCGGTCGTTATCAGCAGGCCGATCGCACCGACGCTTCAGTCACCGGCGACAGTTTGCTAAATTTGAAGTGA